Below is a window of Leifsonia sp. NPDC080035 DNA.
CGGCATCGCGCCGACCGGCTTCACCCGGCTGATGCAGACCGAGGGCGAGGTCGCCGGCGCCGGTGCTGCGGGAGCGGCGGGCATCCCGTTCACGCTCTCCACGCTCGGCACCACCTCCATCGAGGGCGTGAAGGCCGCCAATCCGACCGGACGCAACTGGTTCCAGCTCTACGTGATGCGCGACCGCGAGATCTCCTACGAGCTGGTCCGGCGCGCCGCGGCGAACGGCTTCGACACCCTGTTCTTCACCGTCGACACCCCCGTCGCCGGCGCCCGCCTGCGCGACAAGCGCAACGGCTTCTCGATCCCGCCGCAGCTGACGCTCGGCACGATCGTCAACGCGATCCCGCGGCCGTGGTGGTGGTACGACTTCCTCACGACTCCGAAGCTCGAGTTCGCCTCCCTGTCGTCCACCGGCGGCACCGTCGGCGAGCTGCTGGATGCGGCGATGGACCCCTCGATCAGCTTCGCCGACCTCGACGTCATCCGCGGCATGTGGCCGGGCAAGATCGTGGTCAAGGGCGTGCAGAACGTGGAGGACTCGCGGAAGCTCGTCGACCTCGGTGTGGACGGCATCGTGCTCTCCAACCACGGCGGACGCCAGCTCGACCGCGCTCCCATCCCGTTCCACCTGCTGCCGCAGGTCGTGGAGGCGGTCGGCGACCGCACCGAGGTCGCCATCGACACCGGCATCATGAACGGCGCCGACATCGTCGCCGCCTACGCGCTCGGTGCCAAGTTCACGCTGATCGGCCGCGCCTACCTGTACGGGCTGATGGCGGGCGGGCGCGCGGGAGTGGACCGCACCATCCAGATCCTGCAGGACCAGATCGTGCGCACCATGAAGCTGCTGGAGGTGCCGACCCTCGCCGACCTGACGCCGGCACACGTCACGCAGCTGCAGCGCCTGGTGCCGGTGGCGGGTCACTCGCAGGCGACGCCGTCCCCGTCCCTGTCCAGGTCGTAGATGTCCTGACCGACGACGCGGACCGGCCCTGCCACATAGGCGGGGCCGTTTCCGCTTCCGCCCGCGCAGTCGACGTCCGAGGCGATCGGAACGCAGGCGCCCGAGTAGTTGGGGTCGCAGGACGCCGGAGCCTGCGCGGCCGGCGCCTGGGGAGCGGGTGCCTCGACGGGCGCCTGGCGGGTGCCGACGGTGGTGACCTGATCGACCGGTGCGGTCGTCACCGTGTCGGAGATGAGCTCGCGCGCTGTCTCGACGCCGTCCGTCGTCGTCACGCGGTAGGTCTTGGTGCGGACCCCGGCGACGCCCGCCGTCGTCACCGTGCTGGTGCCGGCATCCCGGTTCGCGTCCTCGACGGTCTTCTCGGCGAACGGCACCGGCTCGGTCGCCGTCACCGTGGCGGTCTCGACGACCGGCGTCGGCGATGCCGACGGACCGGTGTCGTCCGAGAAGCTCGCGACCGCCTTGTACGTTTGCTCGGCGTCGTCCGGGCCGGAACGATGCGCGGCCGCCGTCGCGGAGACACCGATCACCAGCGCAAGCGCCGCGCCGGCGCCGACGGCGATCCAGCCCTTCCGACCGAGCTTCACCCTCGCCACGATCCCTCCGATCCTCGTGGCGAGTATCCCGGCCCGGCGCATCCGGGCACAACGTCCCCGTCGGAGGGACGGCTCGACCGGAAGCGCCCGTCACTCGGGCCGGTGCGTCACCATCACGAACTCGTTGTAGCGGAACGCCTTGCCCGCGAACCGTGGCAGCGGGAAGCTGAACTGACGGTCGACGGTGAGGCCGGTGGCGTCGCTCAGCCGGCGGAGTCCGTCGAAGTCGGTGAAGGTGATGTGCGTCGCGTCGCTGGCGAAGCCGCCCTCCTGCGGGGTGATGAAGCACACCTTTCCGCCCGGCTTCAGGTACGGCAGGTACTCCTTCACCAGCCAGACGCCGTACTCCGGGGAGACGTGCTCGATGACGTGGGCGAAGAGCAGGGAGTCGAACGCACCGGGCACGTCGTAGCCGCTGCCGGGGAACTCCGCGCTCGTGAACGCCGTGAGGCCCCGCGAACGTGCGATGGCGATCGAATCGGCGTTGTGGTCGACGCCGACGCTGTCGTTGTCGAGGTGGGCCAGGTTGCGGCCGAGGCCGCAGCCGATGTCGAGCACGCGGCCGAGGCCGAGGCGGCGGATGTTCCAGCGGTACGGCGCCTGCACGTTCAGGAGCCTGCGCCAGCGCGCGCCCTCCAGGCGGCGGAGCCTCTGCGCGTAGTCGGCGGCGGCGGTCTCGGAGCCCTCGCTGCGGTCGTCCTGATCGCCTGTCGTCATCGGGCTCCCCCGCTCGCTGTCACGCCCTCTACGCTAGGCCACCCGGCTCAGCGCATCCAAAGCTATTTCCCCATACGATCGTCAGGGAATCTGTCCTCCGTCGAATGGAAGAAACGCCAATGGCTACTGGTAAGGGTGCTTCGGGCCCGACGAAGCGCGACCGCCGCGAGGAGGCGCGCGAGACGGCCCGGAGGATGCGCGAGGAGGCTGCGAAGAAGGCGAAGCGCCGCAAGGTCATCGTGCAGAGCTCGGTGATCGTCGGCATCGTCGCCGTGCTCGCGATCGTCGGCGTGGTGATCTTCACCAGCGTCAGCGCCTCCAGCAACGTGGCGAACCCGAAGAACATGCTCAGCGGCGGCCTCCTGCTCGAGAAGTCGGACAAGGCGGTGACCACGCCCGCCATCGCATCCGGTGCGCAGCCGACGCCGACCAAGCAGACGCTGGACGGCAAGACCGCGCACATCCAGATCTGGCTCGACTACCAGTGCCCCTACTGCAACGAGTTCGAGACCACGAACGCGGCGCAGATGAAGCAGATGATGGACGACGGCAGCGCGACGCTGGAGATCCACCCGGTCGCCATCCTCGACTCCGCGAAGAACAACCAGTACTCGACCCGCGCCGCGGCCGCGATGGCCTGCGTGGCCGACGAGCAGCCGGACACGTTCTTCGCGCTCAACAGCGCGCTGTTCGCCAAGCAGCCGGACGAGTCCACCGGCACCGGCCTGACGAACGCGGAGATCCTCTCGATCTTCAAGGACAACGGCGTCGAGTCGAAGACGATCACGGACTGCGTGAATAAGCAGACCTTCGAGAAGTTCATCACCAACCGCACGAACGACGCGGTCGGCGACAAGCAGCTGGCCGGTCCCCAGGGCGGCTTCGGCACCCCGACGGTGTTCGTCAACGGCGAGCGCTACCAGGGCGGCTTCACGAACGCGCAGCAGTTCACGGCGTTCGTCGCCGCCGCGGTCAAGGACGCCGGCAACAGCGGATCGGTGACCTTCCCGACCCCGTCGAAGTAGTTCCCCTCCCGCACCACGCAGAAGGCGGCCGATCACCCGATCGGCCGCCTTCTGCGCGTCCTGGTCCCGGGTGTACGGTCGCGGCATCCACCCCACGAGAGGAGACCAGCATGGATCGCATTCCCGACGACGGCGCGGACGCACCCGAGATCGGCGACGCCGACGCGGGCGACACCGCGGGCTGGACGGACGTCGACGACGGCGACGTGGACTACGCGGCCGACGACCCGATCGCCGAGGCGGACTTCGCCGACGAGCTGGTGACCAACGACGCGGTCGCCGGCGACACGGTCTGGGGCAACGACCCCGGCGCGGAGGCGCAGCCGAAGTACGACGAGCACGACGCGCAGGAGGATCCGGACGACGGGATCCTGACCGAGGAGGACGTGGAGGAGGAGGGGATCTAGGCCGGCTGCTCCACCGCATCCACCACACCGCGCGCGCTGCGCTCGAGGAAGGCCACGATGCGCTCGTCCGGGATGTCGGTGCCGATCGCGCTCTCGACGAGCGCCTCCTCGGCGAAGGCGATCCAGGAGCGCAGGGCGATGCGCAGCAGCGGTCCGTCCGGGACGCCGAGCTCCAGGAACACGGCGATCACGCGCTCCGCCTGCTCGCCGCGCGCCTCCTCGACGACCGCGCGCACCTCCTCGTCGCCGCTGGCGACACCGCGGACGAGCGAGTAGAAGGTGCCGCGGTGCTCGCGCACGAACGCCACGATGCGCGCCAGCGTGTCGCGGAGCCGATCGAGCGGCGGCAGGTCGGCCACCGGTTCGGTCGCGTGCAGCATGCTATCGCGCGCGGTGCGGACCACCTCGCGATGCAGGCCCTGCTTCGAGCCGAAGTAATGGAAGAGCAGTCCGCGTGAGACGCCGGCGCGCGCCGACAGGTCCTCGATGGTGAGCTCGTCCAGCGCGTTGTCGGCGAGGAATGCGACCCCGAGCGCGACAAGCTGGGCCCGGCGCTCGTCCGGGGTCAGCCGGGTGCGCCGGTCGGTCTCCATGGTTCGAGCTTAACGGCCGGCCTCTGCGCCGAGACGTGCGATCTCGGCGCGCAGCACGTCCAGCGCCGCCGCCTGCTCCGCCGGCGACGCGAGACCGTCGGCGGCGGGGCCGTGCAGCAGTTGCAGGGCGAGTCCGTCGACGATGGCGTGCAGTCTGCGCGCGTCACGTTCCAGCCCGGCCGCGTCGGCGGAGGCGCCCGTCAGCGACAGCGCGACGCTCCGGCAGAGCTGCCGGATCTGCGCGGCCGCCTCGTCGCGGATGTCCGCGAGGTCCGGCAGCGCCGGCGTCTCGGCGATCAGGGCGAGGTTCACCTCCAGCTCTGCCCTGCTCTCCGGGGTCAGCGGCAGCAGCTGGCGGAGCAGGGCGAGCGCGTCGCCGGCGGGGTCGCCACGCTGGACGACCGAGCGGACGCGCTCGGTCGCACGCGCGATCATCAGCTCGGCCGAGAAGGCGATCAGTCCCGACCGGGTCGGGAAGAGGTGGCGCAGCGAGCCGACGGCGACGCCCGCCTCCGCCGCGACCGTGCGCACCGACACCGCCCCGATGCCGCGCGAGAGGATGATGCGCCAGACCGCCTCGGCGAGGTCGGCGCGGCGCGCGTCGTGGTCGATCGTCCTTGGCACGCAGCGGAGCGT
It encodes the following:
- a CDS encoding alpha-hydroxy acid oxidase, translated to MVTRQLPQPAELLELMKFKKPELDAKKRRLDAALTIEDLQRIARRRTPKAAFDYTEGAAEGEISLARARQAFQDIEFHPSILRDVSTVDTSCEIWGGPSALPFGIAPTGFTRLMQTEGEVAGAGAAGAAGIPFTLSTLGTTSIEGVKAANPTGRNWFQLYVMRDREISYELVRRAAANGFDTLFFTVDTPVAGARLRDKRNGFSIPPQLTLGTIVNAIPRPWWWYDFLTTPKLEFASLSSTGGTVGELLDAAMDPSISFADLDVIRGMWPGKIVVKGVQNVEDSRKLVDLGVDGIVLSNHGGRQLDRAPIPFHLLPQVVEAVGDRTEVAIDTGIMNGADIVAAYALGAKFTLIGRAYLYGLMAGGRAGVDRTIQILQDQIVRTMKLLEVPTLADLTPAHVTQLQRLVPVAGHSQATPSPSLSRS
- a CDS encoding G5 domain-containing protein — protein: MARVKLGRKGWIAVGAGAALALVIGVSATAAAHRSGPDDAEQTYKAVASFSDDTGPSASPTPVVETATVTATEPVPFAEKTVEDANRDAGTSTVTTAGVAGVRTKTYRVTTTDGVETARELISDTVTTAPVDQVTTVGTRQAPVEAPAPQAPAAQAPASCDPNYSGACVPIASDVDCAGGSGNGPAYVAGPVRVVGQDIYDLDRDGDGVACE
- a CDS encoding class I SAM-dependent methyltransferase, whose translation is MTTGDQDDRSEGSETAAADYAQRLRRLEGARWRRLLNVQAPYRWNIRRLGLGRVLDIGCGLGRNLAHLDNDSVGVDHNADSIAIARSRGLTAFTSAEFPGSGYDVPGAFDSLLFAHVIEHVSPEYGVWLVKEYLPYLKPGGKVCFITPQEGGFASDATHITFTDFDGLRRLSDATGLTVDRQFSFPLPRFAGKAFRYNEFVMVTHRPE
- a CDS encoding thioredoxin domain-containing protein; protein product: MATGKGASGPTKRDRREEARETARRMREEAAKKAKRRKVIVQSSVIVGIVAVLAIVGVVIFTSVSASSNVANPKNMLSGGLLLEKSDKAVTTPAIASGAQPTPTKQTLDGKTAHIQIWLDYQCPYCNEFETTNAAQMKQMMDDGSATLEIHPVAILDSAKNNQYSTRAAAAMACVADEQPDTFFALNSALFAKQPDESTGTGLTNAEILSIFKDNGVESKTITDCVNKQTFEKFITNRTNDAVGDKQLAGPQGGFGTPTVFVNGERYQGGFTNAQQFTAFVAAAVKDAGNSGSVTFPTPSK
- a CDS encoding TetR/AcrR family transcriptional regulator, with amino-acid sequence METDRRTRLTPDERRAQLVALGVAFLADNALDELTIEDLSARAGVSRGLLFHYFGSKQGLHREVVRTARDSMLHATEPVADLPPLDRLRDTLARIVAFVREHRGTFYSLVRGVASGDEEVRAVVEEARGEQAERVIAVFLELGVPDGPLLRIALRSWIAFAEEALVESAIGTDIPDERIVAFLERSARGVVDAVEQPA
- a CDS encoding TetR family transcriptional regulator C-terminal domain-containing protein; protein product: MPRTIDHDARRADLAEAVWRIILSRGIGAVSVRTVAAEAGVAVGSLRHLFPTRSGLIAFSAELMIARATERVRSVVQRGDPAGDALALLRQLLPLTPESRAELEVNLALIAETPALPDLADIRDEAAAQIRQLCRSVALSLTGASADAAGLERDARRLHAIVDGLALQLLHGPAADGLASPAEQAAALDVLRAEIARLGAEAGR